In Thamnophis elegans isolate rThaEle1 chromosome 4, rThaEle1.pri, whole genome shotgun sequence, the following proteins share a genomic window:
- the SLC22A3 gene encoding solute carrier family 22 member 3 gives MPSFDEVLKQAGDFGKFQKKVFFLLCQTGITFSFLFVGIVFLGRDPEQYWCRIPFVSELKKPCEWTLEEEYNITIQASSLLNSSQCERHDTKWNNTQHNCMYPLAQLTNNFSGESFTTCQDGWLFKKPHSTIASEYDLVCENKWIIDMTQSILNMGFLVGGFVLGYAADRFGRITIYLFSCFGAGLCGLIVTFAPNIIVFSIFRFLQGIFGKGTWMTSFVLVTELVGSDHRRVVGIVIQMFFTLGVVILPGIAYVIPTWQGIQLVTTLPNFLFLLYYWVVPESPRWLITRKKAKKALKIMQSVAKENGQSLPVHFSEITVSDEEVSNPSVFDLVRTPRMRKFTLILMYAWFTSAVVYQGLVLRLGLIEGNLYLEFFISAVIELPSAFLILATIDRLGRRPLFASGTLVAGAACLITAFLPKDIPWLSTAVAILARLGITITFELVYLVNSELYPTVFRNFGVSLCSGMCDIGGTVAPFLLYRLAAIWSELPLIVYCILSLLCGTLVLLLPETKGQPLPETVEDVEKMLSFNVFCEKNKQQNSSKEV, from the exons ATGCCGTCTTTTGATGAGGTTTTAAAACAGGCTGGAGACTTTGGAAAGTTTCAAAAGaaggtcttcttcctcctctgccaGACTGGCATTACCTTCTCCTTTCTATTTGTTGGGATTGTATTTCTGGGACGAGACCCTGAGCAATATTGGTGCCGGATACCTTTTgtatctgaactgaagaagccaTGTGAATGGACGCTTGAAGAGGAATACAACATCACCATTCAAGCCTCAAGCCTGTTGAACTCTTCGCAATGTGAGAGGCATGACACAAAGTGGAATAACACCCAGCATAATTGTATGTATCCACTGGCTCAACTTACCAACAACTTTTCTGGCGAGTCATTTACTACATGCCAGGATGGCTGGTTATTCAAAAAACCTCACTCAACTATTGCCAGTGAG TATGACCTTGTCTGTGAGAACAAGTGGATAATAGACATGACTCAGTCTATACTCAATATGGGATTTCTGGTAGGAGGGTTTGTTCTGGGATACGCTGCAGACAG ATTTGGCAGAATCACCATTTATCTCTTTTCTTGCTTTGGGGCAGGACTATGTGGCCTAATAGTGACTTTTGCACCAAACATTATTGTATTTTCAATATTTCGCTTTCTACAAGGAATCTTTGGAAAGGGAACCTGGATGACAAGCTTTGTACTGG TAACAGAGCTGGTTGGTTCAGATCACCGACGGGTCGTTGGAATTGTAATACAGATGTTCTTCACGCTTGGAGTTGTGATTCTTCCTGGAATTGCTTATGTGATTCCCACATGGCAGGGGATTCAACTAGTTACCACACTTCCCAACTTTCTTTTCCTGTTATATTACTG GGTGGTCCCTGAATCTCCACGGTGGCTGATCACTCGCAAAAAAGCCAAGAAGGCCCTGAAGATTATGCAATCCGTTGCCAAGGAAAATGGACAAAGCCTTCCAGTGCATTTTTCGGAG ATCACGGTCTCTGATGAAGAAGTGAGCAACCCTTCTGTGTTTGATCTGGTTAGAACTCCGCGGATGAGAAAATTCACTTTGATTCTTATGTATGCCTG GTTCACCAGTGCAGTAGTTTATCAAGGGCTTGTGTTGCGCCTGGGACTCATAGAAGGGAATCTGTATTTAGAGTTCTTCATCTCTGCGGTGATAGAATTGCCTTCAGCTTTCTTAATCTTAGCCACCATTGACCGACTTGGCCGGCGTCCTCTCTTTGCCTCAGGAACCCTTGTGGCAGGGGCCGCGTGCTTAATCACAGCATTCTTACCAAAAG ATATACCATGGTTAAGTACAGCAGTAGCTATCTTGGCAAGATTGGGAATCACCATCACTTTTGAACTTGTGTATCTTGTGAATAGTGAACTGTATCCTACAGTTTTCAG aAACTTTGGTGTCTCACTATGTTCAGGAATGTGCGACATAGGGGGCACGGTAGCCCCGTTTCTGCTCTACCGATTAGCAGCCATCTGGTCAGAGCTTCCTCTGATTGTCTATT GCATACTTTCTCTTCTCTGTGGGACTCTGGTGCTACTCTTACCTGAGACCAAGGGACAGCCCTTACCAGAGACAGTAGAAGATGTGGAGAAAATGTTAAG TTTCAATGTCTTTTGTGAAAAAAACAAGCAGCAAAATTCCAGCAAAGAAGTTTGA